The following coding sequences are from one Roseburia hominis A2-183 window:
- a CDS encoding YlmH family RNA-binding protein, with protein MNEQDLCQKRLLDLSRQADRKGIVLFSDFLNLNELNIYHQSEKLFATRTECFGGIPCAERQMIAFLPDALYYDWEYPISALKITPAYPKFAEKLGHRDILGSLMQLGVDRCKLGDILVGEQEAYLLCEETVADYFAEHLEKIRHTLVKVEPCSLSDLKVTQEFQTQDGIVTSDRIDAVVACVYHLSRSQASLLLRQEKVFVSGKLIQNPSYTCHADDIISVRGYGRFIYRGEYGTTGKGRLKIHYDLYAN; from the coding sequence ATGAACGAACAGGATCTTTGTCAGAAGCGTCTGCTTGATCTCTCCAGACAGGCGGATCGCAAGGGAATCGTTCTATTCAGCGATTTCCTCAATTTAAATGAATTGAATATATACCACCAGTCCGAGAAGCTGTTTGCGACGAGGACCGAATGTTTTGGCGGTATTCCATGTGCAGAGCGTCAGATGATTGCCTTTCTTCCTGATGCTCTTTATTATGATTGGGAATATCCCATTTCCGCTTTAAAAATCACACCGGCTTATCCCAAATTTGCCGAGAAGCTTGGACATCGGGACATCCTCGGATCGCTGATGCAGCTGGGCGTTGACCGCTGCAAATTAGGCGATATTCTGGTCGGGGAGCAGGAAGCCTATCTGCTGTGTGAAGAGACCGTTGCAGACTATTTTGCGGAGCATCTTGAAAAGATACGCCACACTCTCGTAAAAGTCGAACCGTGCAGTCTGTCAGACCTTAAGGTGACACAGGAATTCCAGACACAGGACGGAATCGTAACCTCAGACCGGATTGACGCCGTCGTCGCGTGCGTTTACCATCTGTCCCGCAGTCAGGCGTCGCTTTTGCTACGCCAGGAGAAGGTTTTTGTCAGCGGAAAGCTGATACAGAATCCATCCTATACCTGCCATGCGGATGATATTATCTCTGTCCGCGGTTACGGACGCTTTATCTACCGAGGGGAATACGGAACAACCGGAAAAGGACGGCTCAAAATACATTACGACCTCTATGCAAACTGA
- a CDS encoding cell division protein SepF: MSVLDKFLNVMRLNPDDDDDFYNEDYDYDDDYEEDEPVKSKSSFRKDKKKAEEDDYEEDHSIHEKAVKSSPKVTPIRPVKKQGGSGMEVCVIKPTSVEDAREITETLLNNRTVVLNVEGLDVEIAQRIIDFTSGSCFAISGNLQKISNYIFIITPASVDISGDFLSLVDTFQSTRSVQTDF; the protein is encoded by the coding sequence ATGAGTGTTTTAGATAAATTTTTAAATGTCATGCGTCTTAATCCGGACGATGACGACGATTTTTACAATGAAGATTATGATTACGATGATGATTATGAAGAGGATGAACCGGTAAAATCGAAGAGTTCTTTCCGCAAGGACAAGAAGAAGGCGGAGGAGGATGATTATGAAGAAGATCATTCTATCCACGAGAAAGCCGTCAAGAGTTCTCCGAAGGTCACACCGATTCGCCCGGTCAAGAAGCAGGGAGGAAGCGGCATGGAAGTATGTGTCATCAAACCAACCTCAGTGGAAGATGCCCGAGAGATTACAGAGACGCTTCTCAATAACCGCACGGTCGTATTGAACGTTGAGGGACTGGACGTCGAGATCGCACAGCGGATTATCGACTTTACATCGGGTTCCTGCTTTGCAATCAGCGGTAATCTTCAGAAGATCTCCAACTATATCTTTATCATTACACCGGCATCGGTTGACATTTCCGGCGATTTCTTAAGTCTGGTAGACACGTTCCAGTCGACACGCAGTGTCCAGACCGATTTTTAG
- a CDS encoding YggS family pyridoxal phosphate-dependent enzyme, translating into MLKENLKTVEEHVQEACKRAGRSREEVTLIAVSKTKPLEMLHEIYGEGVRDFGENKVQELCDKMEQLPSDIRWHMIGHLQRNKVKYIVGKVALIHSVDTYRLAEEINIQAKKRGIIVPILVEVNIAGEETKFGTTAEDAMLLVEEISKLENVRIKGLMTIAPFVENPEDNRLYFRKIKQLSVDITNKNIDNVSMEILSMGMTGDYEVAIEEGATMVRVGTGIFGARNYKKSNESH; encoded by the coding sequence ATGTTAAAGGAAAATTTAAAAACAGTGGAAGAGCATGTACAGGAGGCTTGTAAGCGTGCAGGTCGTTCCCGCGAGGAAGTGACGTTGATCGCTGTCAGCAAAACAAAACCTTTGGAAATGCTGCATGAAATCTACGGGGAGGGCGTCCGCGATTTCGGAGAAAATAAAGTGCAGGAACTGTGCGATAAAATGGAGCAGCTCCCGTCCGACATCCGCTGGCACATGATCGGACATCTGCAGCGCAACAAGGTCAAATATATTGTCGGAAAGGTTGCCCTGATTCATTCGGTTGATACATACCGGCTGGCAGAAGAGATCAATATCCAGGCAAAGAAACGCGGCATCATCGTGCCGATTCTGGTGGAAGTCAATATCGCCGGCGAGGAGACCAAATTCGGCACAACGGCAGAAGATGCCATGCTGCTTGTGGAAGAGATTTCCAAACTGGAAAATGTGCGGATCAAGGGACTTATGACGATTGCGCCGTTCGTTGAAAATCCGGAGGATAATCGCCTTTATTTTCGGAAAATAAAGCAATTATCTGTTGACATAACAAATAAAAACATAGATAATGTATCTATGGAAATTCTGTCTATGGGTATGACAGGAGATTACGAGGTTGCCATTGAAGAAGGAGCGACGATGGTGCGTGTCGGAACCGGAATTTTCGGTGCACGCAATTACAAAAAAAGCAATGAATCGCATTAG
- a CDS encoding HlyD family efflux transporter periplasmic adaptor subunit has protein sequence MSKNKKVVRYRKPFNVNIGMIIFIIIFIYLIFNIFSYMTTEHISTYEVEQGTMAENNIYRGLILRQEQVYSSDTAGALNVYVKEASRVGYGNLICSVDEGGSVSKKIEEAAGNASNLSAHDLSEIEDSISEFQISYSAQNFYSVSTFKEDLDSALNESLSLAALDGISDYAAAAQAENTFHTYHADQPGIVVYSTDGYEGVTTDTFQSSMFDEASYDRTDGQRALQVAAGAPLYKLITSEYWSLVIPIGSDLAKRLADDDTLQLRFMKDNTTTYATYTITEKEGSTYLILTLRSGMVRYAKDRYAEVELLLSEETGLKIPNSAITEKEFYTVPKDFFMKGGDSGSLGILVQRSDSSGKAGAEFIAPTIYYETDTDYYIDGEEVGASDIIRKADSTETYQIGSGTASLQGVYNINKGYAIFKQIDILYQNEEYAIVRTGTTYGIALYDHIALDGSKIHENDLIN, from the coding sequence TTGAGTAAAAATAAAAAAGTGGTTCGCTATCGCAAGCCGTTTAATGTCAATATCGGAATGATCATTTTTATTATTATTTTTATCTATCTGATATTTAACATTTTCTCCTACATGACGACGGAGCATATTTCCACGTATGAAGTAGAGCAGGGCACGATGGCAGAAAATAATATATACCGTGGACTGATTCTCCGCCAGGAGCAGGTCTATTCCTCGGATACGGCGGGGGCGCTGAATGTATATGTAAAGGAAGCTTCCCGGGTGGGTTACGGAAATCTGATCTGCTCCGTCGATGAAGGTGGCAGTGTGTCCAAGAAAATCGAGGAGGCAGCCGGCAACGCTTCCAATCTGAGTGCGCATGATCTCTCGGAGATTGAGGATTCCATAAGCGAATTTCAGATTTCCTACAGCGCCCAGAATTTTTATAGCGTTTCCACGTTTAAGGAAGATCTTGACTCTGCACTGAATGAATCCTTGAGCCTTGCCGCGCTGGACGGAATCTCTGATTACGCCGCGGCGGCGCAGGCAGAAAATACATTTCACACCTATCATGCCGATCAGCCCGGCATTGTCGTCTATTCCACCGACGGGTATGAGGGCGTTACCACGGATACGTTTCAGTCGTCCATGTTTGACGAGGCATCCTACGACCGCACGGACGGTCAGCGGGCACTGCAGGTTGCGGCAGGAGCCCCTCTGTATAAGCTGATTACAAGTGAATACTGGTCGCTTGTCATTCCAATCGGCTCCGATCTGGCAAAGCGGCTGGCGGACGATGATACCTTGCAGCTGCGTTTTATGAAGGATAACACCACGACCTATGCGACCTATACCATCACGGAAAAGGAAGGTTCCACCTATCTGATTCTGACGCTTCGCTCGGGGATGGTGCGCTATGCCAAGGATCGCTATGCCGAGGTGGAGCTGCTGCTTAGTGAGGAGACCGGACTTAAGATCCCCAATTCCGCCATCACGGAGAAGGAATTCTATACCGTTCCCAAGGATTTCTTCATGAAAGGCGGCGATTCCGGCAGTCTGGGCATTCTGGTGCAGAGGAGCGATTCCTCCGGGAAAGCAGGGGCGGAGTTCATTGCCCCGACCATCTACTATGAGACGGATACCGATTATTACATCGACGGTGAGGAGGTTGGCGCTTCGGATATCATCCGAAAGGCGGATTCTACGGAGACGTACCAGATCGGTTCCGGCACGGCGAGCCTGCAGGGCGTTTATAATATCAATAAGGGATATGCCATCTTCAAACAGATCGACATTCTCTATCAGAATGAGGAATACGCCATCGTGCGGACCGGGACAACCTACGGAATTGCGCTCTATGACCATATAGCGCTCGACGGAAGCAAAATTCACGAAAATGATCTGATCAATTAA
- a CDS encoding DUF378 domain-containing protein produces MNTNWLDYTLLTLVIIGAINWGLIGFFRFDLVAFIFGNMSWFSRIIYALVGLGGLYLISLFGRIRSVDQA; encoded by the coding sequence ATGAATACAAATTGGTTGGATTATACACTGCTTACGCTGGTGATTATCGGAGCCATTAACTGGGGACTGATCGGATTTTTCCGTTTTGACCTCGTTGCCTTTATTTTTGGCAATATGTCATGGTTCTCCCGGATCATCTATGCGCTTGTCGGACTCGGCGGTCTCTATCTGATCAGCCTGTTCGGGCGCATCCGCTCTGTCGATCAGGCATAA
- a CDS encoding D-alanyl-D-alanine carboxypeptidase family protein, with protein MKCINKWICLSLLIAVSCVSGCGKTSAAIEQPYDVYATAADFGLSSNGTAEAKSYFASNLCVSEDVAIGTDSTDSQVAEGAGTFNLETNTVVYAKNLYERLYPASTTKILTAYIALKYCDDLDAMVTVSENAVNQASDSSVCNLKAGDVIRLRDLLYGLMLRSGNDAAVAIAEYISGDVDSFAALMNQEAAAMGATRSHFVNPNGLPDENHYTCVYDMYLIFSNAIKNDTFVSIIGTTSYDVTYTDASGEAVTHTWENTNQYLTGNATTPDGFQIVGGKTGTTGEAGYCLVLYSYNPSGQPIISIVFKADGKSNLYLLMNEMLQGFAI; from the coding sequence GTGAAATGTATAAATAAATGGATCTGTCTGTCCCTTCTGATTGCAGTTTCCTGCGTCAGCGGATGCGGCAAGACGTCAGCTGCCATCGAACAGCCCTATGACGTGTATGCAACCGCAGCGGATTTCGGGTTGTCCTCGAATGGCACCGCAGAGGCAAAGTCTTATTTTGCGAGTAATCTCTGCGTTTCGGAAGATGTGGCGATCGGAACGGATTCCACGGATTCCCAGGTGGCAGAGGGCGCAGGCACGTTTAATCTTGAGACAAATACCGTAGTGTATGCCAAGAATCTGTATGAGCGGCTCTATCCCGCCAGCACCACAAAGATTCTGACGGCGTACATTGCCTTAAAATATTGTGATGATCTGGACGCTATGGTGACGGTCAGCGAGAATGCCGTCAATCAGGCATCCGATTCTTCCGTCTGCAATTTAAAAGCCGGCGACGTGATCCGGCTTCGGGATTTACTATACGGTCTGATGCTGCGCAGCGGGAACGACGCCGCAGTTGCCATTGCGGAATACATATCGGGAGATGTCGATTCGTTTGCGGCTCTGATGAATCAGGAGGCGGCAGCAATGGGGGCGACAAGGTCCCATTTTGTCAATCCGAACGGCCTTCCGGATGAGAACCATTACACCTGTGTCTATGATATGTATCTGATTTTTTCCAATGCGATCAAAAACGATACCTTTGTATCCATCATCGGCACAACCTCCTACGATGTTACCTATACCGACGCTTCCGGCGAGGCAGTGACCCATACGTGGGAGAACACCAATCAGTATCTGACCGGGAATGCAACCACACCGGACGGATTTCAGATTGTGGGCGGTAAGACCGGAACCACGGGCGAGGCGGGCTACTGTCTGGTACTGTATTCGTATAATCCATCCGGCCAGCCGATCATATCGATCGTATTCAAAGCGGACGGTAAGTCCAATCTCTATCTTTTAATGAACGAAATGCTGCAGGGATTCGCCATTTAG
- a CDS encoding methylglyoxal synthase: MNIGLIAHDSKKKLMQNFCIAYRGILCKNELYATGTTGRLIEEVTNLNVHKYLAGHLGGVQQLGAQIEHNEIDLVIFLRDPLTPKSHEPDVNTVVRICDTHNIPLATNLATAELLIKSLDRGDLEWREMYK; this comes from the coding sequence ATGAACATCGGATTGATTGCACATGACTCAAAGAAAAAACTCATGCAGAATTTCTGCATTGCTTATCGTGGAATTTTATGTAAAAACGAACTTTATGCAACAGGAACGACAGGGAGACTGATCGAGGAGGTCACCAACTTAAACGTCCACAAATATCTGGCTGGACATTTAGGCGGCGTACAGCAGCTCGGAGCACAGATCGAACACAATGAGATCGACCTTGTGATCTTTCTGCGCGATCCCCTGACTCCGAAGTCCCATGAGCCGGATGTCAATACGGTTGTGCGCATCTGTGATACCCACAATATTCCGCTTGCAACCAATCTGGCAACGGCCGAGTTGTTAATCAAATCACTGGACAGAGGAGACTTAGAGTGGCGTGAAATGTATAAATAA
- a CDS encoding FtsW/RodA/SpoVE family cell cycle protein → MFKQYKLKNYKFILIALVVILNTIGVALVGSASPGDQKKQIIGMVSGIIIMLLVSYIDYNFILRFSWLIYLGAIGLLGLVIVAGEQSKGAQRWFKIGGFQFQPSELVKILMILFLAYYFMRYEEKINSPRVLFGSFMLIGIPLALILAQPNLSTTIVLALVFAAMLFAAGLSYKIVVGVLAVCVPTFFIVLTLIIQDKFPFIHSYQLGRIMGWLYPDKYPDIAYQQQNSIMAIGSGLLWGKGLGNTDPTSVKNGKFILEPQNDFIFAVAGEEMGFVGTVTIIILLLFITIECIFIARKAKDAAGRLICCGMAALIGFQSIVNICVATGLLPNTGVTLPFVSYGLTSLWSLYIGIGLVLNVGLQPKKY, encoded by the coding sequence ATGTTCAAACAATACAAACTAAAGAATTACAAGTTCATATTGATTGCACTGGTGGTGATCTTAAATACCATCGGTGTGGCGCTGGTGGGAAGTGCAAGCCCGGGCGACCAGAAAAAGCAGATCATCGGTATGGTATCCGGGATCATCATTATGCTTCTGGTATCCTATATTGATTATAATTTTATACTGCGTTTTTCCTGGCTGATCTATCTGGGAGCCATCGGTCTTCTGGGGCTTGTCATTGTGGCAGGAGAGCAGAGCAAGGGTGCGCAGCGCTGGTTCAAGATCGGCGGATTTCAGTTCCAGCCGTCCGAACTGGTCAAGATTCTGATGATCCTTTTTCTGGCTTACTATTTTATGCGGTACGAGGAAAAAATAAATTCCCCGCGGGTGCTGTTCGGATCTTTTATGCTGATCGGCATTCCGCTTGCCCTTATTCTGGCACAGCCCAATCTTTCCACGACCATCGTTCTGGCGCTCGTTTTTGCGGCGATGCTGTTTGCCGCGGGGCTCAGTTATAAGATCGTGGTGGGCGTGCTGGCCGTGTGCGTTCCGACCTTTTTTATCGTATTGACGTTAATCATTCAGGATAAGTTTCCGTTTATACACAGCTATCAGCTCGGACGTATTATGGGATGGCTTTATCCGGATAAATATCCGGATATTGCCTACCAGCAGCAGAACTCTATCATGGCGATCGGTTCCGGCCTTTTGTGGGGAAAAGGACTCGGCAATACCGATCCTACCTCCGTAAAAAACGGCAAGTTTATACTAGAGCCGCAGAACGACTTTATTTTCGCCGTAGCGGGGGAAGAAATGGGCTTTGTGGGAACGGTCACCATTATAATTCTCTTGCTTTTCATTACGATTGAGTGTATATTTATTGCTAGAAAAGCAAAAGATGCGGCGGGCAGACTGATCTGCTGCGGCATGGCGGCATTGATTGGATTTCAGAGTATTGTCAATATCTGTGTAGCGACGGGATTACTGCCGAATACCGGTGTTACGCTCCCGTTTGTCAGCTATGGGCTTACGTCGCTATGGTCATTATATATCGGTATAGGGCTTGTTCTTAATGTAGGTCTGCAGCCGAAAAAATATTAA
- the minE gene encoding cell division topological specificity factor MinE, producing MCHRSKGVAKERLKLMIDSRRKQLDDETLAQIRHEIGEIVTRYVDIEPENVEIKIILKDYICSNNTN from the coding sequence ATGTGTCATAGAAGCAAGGGTGTTGCAAAAGAGCGGCTGAAGCTGATGATCGACAGCCGCAGGAAACAGCTGGATGACGAGACCCTGGCGCAGATCCGCCACGAAATTGGCGAAATCGTTACCAGATATGTCGATATTGAACCCGAAAACGTTGAAATTAAAATCATACTTAAGGATTACATATGTTCAAACAATACAAACTAA
- the minD gene encoding septum site-determining protein MinD, translated as MGEVITFTSGKGGVGKTTTTANVGAGLSLLDKKVVLVDTDIGLRNLDVVMGLENRILYNLVDVLTGRCRVKQALIRDKRYPNLWIIPSSCSGDSKNNLNEKQMKNLLSDLRKEFDYVLIDSPAGIDGGFKLATADSDRIIVVTTPQIAAIHDADCVIQLLHRKKVPRIDLLVNGYRRQMVRDGNMLDIPDICELLEAELLGVVLEDEEIIISQNHGEPVIGKHTVSDTCYQNIARRIAGMEVAIPDYLHHKGMFSRFFWRNHAGKLV; from the coding sequence ATGGGTGAAGTAATTACGTTTACCTCAGGAAAAGGCGGCGTTGGCAAGACGACTACAACAGCTAACGTCGGTGCGGGACTTTCACTGTTAGATAAAAAGGTGGTATTGGTAGACACCGATATCGGCTTAAGGAACCTCGATGTAGTCATGGGACTGGAAAACCGGATCCTCTATAATCTGGTCGATGTCCTGACCGGGAGATGCCGCGTTAAGCAGGCGCTGATCCGGGACAAGCGGTATCCGAATCTCTGGATCATACCGTCTTCGTGCTCCGGTGACTCCAAAAACAATCTGAATGAAAAACAAATGAAAAATCTGCTGTCGGACCTGCGAAAAGAATTTGATTACGTTCTGATTGACAGTCCGGCGGGAATTGACGGCGGTTTTAAGCTGGCGACGGCGGATTCCGACCGCATTATTGTGGTCACAACGCCGCAGATTGCGGCGATTCACGATGCGGACTGTGTAATCCAGCTTCTGCACCGGAAAAAGGTGCCCCGGATCGATCTGCTGGTCAACGGTTACCGCAGACAGATGGTGCGTGACGGCAACATGCTCGATATTCCGGATATCTGTGAGCTTCTGGAAGCGGAGCTTCTGGGTGTTGTTCTGGAAGACGAGGAGATTATCATCAGCCAGAACCACGGGGAACCGGTGATCGGGAAGCATACGGTTTCCGACACCTGTTACCAGAATATTGCACGCCGGATTGCCGGCATGGAAGTCGCAATACCGGATTATCTTCATCACAAAGGGATGTTCTCCAGATTCTTCTGGCGGAATCATGCCGGAAAGCTGGTGTAG
- a CDS encoding septum site-determining protein MinC — protein sequence MSQAVIIKSSKNGINLVLDASMPFPELLTEILHKFTEAERFFANASFAISFEGRELSDEEKYQIVDAIMEQTRVKILCILDSDEIRDAVIEQKCREMQQTNEEKEARRQSRGCFYRGSLLPGERLETEESIVIIGDVPQEAVVVSQSDIVVLGELSGNAFAGMSGNTNATITALSFLPEQYNIAGVYGSPMEKAKNSIFSKRNKTTQAKMAFLCDGIINIRSFS from the coding sequence ATGAGTCAGGCAGTCATTATCAAAAGCAGTAAAAACGGAATCAATCTGGTGCTGGATGCATCGATGCCGTTTCCGGAACTGCTCACAGAAATTCTTCACAAATTTACGGAGGCGGAGCGCTTTTTCGCGAACGCATCGTTTGCCATCTCTTTTGAGGGCAGAGAATTAAGCGATGAAGAAAAATACCAGATCGTAGACGCCATCATGGAACAGACCAGAGTCAAAATCCTGTGTATTTTAGACAGTGATGAGATCCGTGATGCGGTGATCGAACAGAAATGCCGCGAGATGCAGCAGACAAACGAAGAGAAAGAGGCGAGAAGACAGAGCCGCGGCTGCTTTTACCGTGGCTCCCTTCTGCCGGGAGAGCGCCTTGAGACCGAGGAGAGCATCGTCATCATCGGCGATGTCCCGCAGGAAGCGGTGGTGGTATCCCAATCGGATATCGTGGTGCTCGGCGAACTCTCGGGAAACGCCTTTGCCGGAATGAGCGGCAATACCAATGCCACGATCACGGCGCTTTCTTTCCTGCCCGAGCAGTATAACATTGCCGGCGTTTACGGCAGTCCGATGGAAAAAGCAAAAAATTCCATCTTTTCCAAGCGTAATAAGACCACACAGGCGAAAATGGCTTTCCTCTGTGACGGTATTATTAATATAAGGTCTTTCTCGTAA